Within Dermatophagoides farinae isolate YC_2012a chromosome 8, ASM2471394v1, whole genome shotgun sequence, the genomic segment tcaaaaatttatcaatgaaacaTCAAGTGGTTCAGTTGCTGTCAATGAAACTATTCTTCAGATGACTGGTAagtttattaattttttttattatgaacttttttttggattaacaatttaattattatttagttGATGAGATGCCTTTTGGAGGTGTTGGTCCATCCGGTATTGGAAACTATCATGGCCGTTTTTCATTCGAAGCATTTTCACATAAAAAATCGGTCATGATTAAAGATTATAATCCTATTATAGAATTAATAGCCAGgtatttggattttttaaaaaaaaatcaatcatttcataatttaattaattaatgttttatcatcaaaatagtTGTAGATATCCACCTTACAACGAAAGCAAATTGAAAAAGTTGAGAATGCTAGTCGGACGAACATTTATTGACGATGTTAATTTTGGCAAATTATTCGGTTatttgatgacatttttgtttggcgCCATTGCTGCAATCACAGTGTtcatattgaatgataaattctTATAATCGAATTACAGAGTGATACTAACGAAAGAAATCAAGACTATAAATGTTTTGTCTTTAATAAAtgtttattgattcaattataaaCTATGGATGGATAATGTGAATAAAGTcatgacaaaaataaaaatgataaagataattttaattctttCGTAATTTTCTCATCAAATTCCCTTGCTCCATAGCGGCTTTTCGTTTACGTGGTGTTGAATTGGTCACATCGATTACTTCGGATATTTTTTTagaaatatcatcaatttttgttggtgATTGATTAGTATGATGGTGGCTAGTGGCTGATCCGAATGTAGTGGTCAAATTATCTGGTAAACTGACAGCACTTAACGGCGTTGTGGGCACAAGTTGTTGTGcggttttttcatttgtcacCTGCACATTATTCGATTCATATTGATGTTTTAATGATTGTAGATCGAAATCAAGATTGGTAAGagccattttcaattcatataGTAAGACCATATCAGAACGAAGATCGTTGAAATCTCGACAAATTTCTTCGGTTGGCATTGGATGTGGATCAACTTTAAGTTCTTTCAATAATTGATCTATGGCTTTCATACGTTTCTGGCCGACCGATGATGGTAATTTCATACGAGAACTACGAAGCCAAACGCCACAGGTTTTAGGATCTGGAAATTTAATACCGGCCGATTCAATATTGACCGTATTAAATGAATTTGCACCAACATCGCTGATTCGAGAACCTTTTAATTGAGAATTGGTTTTCTTTCTACTAGAACGTGATAATATATTCGATTGTCGAGCTTGATTCTGTTGTTCTTGTCTACGAAGTTCAGAAGTACTATCGGTAGAAATTAATTTCTGAATCTCCTGGGTAATCTTTTCACGTTCTTTTTTACGTTGTTCGATTTTACGTAATTCGGCAATCAGTTGTTGTTCTTCTTCATATTCTTCTGGCGTACGATTGTATagtttttttaattgttctTTACGTTTTCGTTCATGTTCAGCATCGAATACATAGCCTTGTGGTTTTACATTCAAACTATTACCAACGGTAGATTCGTTACGTTGTTTAGCCAAAATGTCACATACAGAATAATATCTATCTTTGATATTTTCCACTGTTCGATATTTATACTGTGATGTATCCCAACGATCTTGAATGACAATAAAACGAAGATCATATTTTTTACATAAgctaaataaataatcagtTTCGTTTTTGCTCCATTCATTGCTTTGTAATAATTCTTGATATTCTTGATCAGTATATGAAGGTACGTTGATGACAACATTCATTTTGGCAAATGgatattctttgtttttatctGCTTCACGTCTCCAATGATATAATTGGAAGCCATCTTTTCGCGCCGGATTAGTAAACGGTACCCAATTCCATTTAATCACTTTACGAAGACTTAAATTAGCTTTAACCTTTTTGTAGCCGAAAGGTGGAAATCCAAATTTTGATCCAATAGCAAAATCCGATTGAATGAGCGATGCACTATCTTTGTTTTCGGAACACAACAAAGCATAAACCTCACGGTTCATGCCTTTAATGTTGGATTTCTTGACAGATTGTTCGGGGATACGTTtctttttcacaattttctTCTCACCAGATTCTCGATTTAATTCGAGAATATCACGAACGTcagacatttttgtttgcagTAAATTTACAAATCTATTATATCTAATAtagattttttaaaaaaataaatttgcaGAATAAAactcaaaaaattttatcccaacacatgaatatgaaacaaaaaacatcgaAATGAATCGTTCATATAAGAGGTATGTAAATACGGgagaatccaaaaaaataaaaaaaaatttaggaTCCAAACATTGACATGGATACTACAACGAGTATCGAAGAATTGATCGAAAAATTAACGACAAATGGCGGTGAAGAACTTGATCGGAaacaattatcaacattcaaaaaatattgtaaAGCTGAacgtgataataatgaagttttcaaatatttatatCGTTTAATTTATCATCGTTTAAAACAGAATCATGCACAAATTCGTTATAGTTCTTTTcttattatcgattatctATTCGAACGATCACGTCtatttcgattgattataTGTGAAAATTTACAAAGTATACTTGAACTTTGTCTGGATATGACACTTTCGAATAGCCGAATCGATAATGGTGGTCGGGAAAATCTTAAACAATCATCAGCTCATCATAAATCATTACGGCCAAAAATTTGGGCAAATAAATTGCatacaaaaattttgaatcgtTTTCAATATTGGCTTAGTGAATTTGCTGATGATTATCCTACATTGAGCCATTAtcataaattattgattgagaAAAAAGCTTTCACAGTACAACAATCATCTGTTCAATGGCAACGAATAATTCCGAATGAAACTATTGAACAATTACGAAAAGATTTCtatgaattggaaaatgatGTCAATCTGTTGATTATCCAAATTGATTCATGTTTTGAATTACTTATACCAAAGATtaatataattgaaaataatgaatgcaATAATCAAACTAATgacaatcattcaaatattcGTCCAATGCAAGGCctttcattcaatatcatACTTGTTTCAAAGATAGAAATTGTCCGTGATAAATCTAATAATgtgataattgataatctCCACGAGCTATGtaaagaattgaataatattgGGCGTAAAATTGGCCTTCTTGAAACGCAATCTAAATTTGCCAACGATGTACttggtgatgatattaaacaattacgaatgaaaattgtatcAATATTGAGcaaagaaaatgatattaaaattatcgaagaatcatcgccatcatcatcatcatcagtagtagataatgatgatagtgatgaccttgatgaagatgattttgAAGAAGTCGCCGAAACCGAAGGTAATGAGTTTTTATACAATTTGTTATAAATGCatataattgaaattgaatttttttttagataaaATTTTGTTAGCCAAAATGGAAcaagataaaaataaaaaaaatcaacaagtgATGTCTTCAACAATAATTGCCGAGAATCAATGTCGAGCATTATTACCATCGGGACGTCTTTGTCCACGAAGAGATCTTATAAATTGTCCATTTCATGGAAAAATCATACCCCGTGATGAAGAAGGTCTACCATTGGATGGTGAACTTAGGCAACAAGAATTGGATGCTAAATTTCAACGTGAATCAAACGAATGGAAAGATCCACGTTATCTTAGAATTTTAAGCGAACAGATTGGTAAAGATTTACGATTGAATatcaaacgaaaacgaaatatCAGTCAAactttaattaatttaaaacaaTTAAATTCAACTCCACGACAAcgtttaaaatcaaaattgaaaattaaattaaaaaaatagttATTATATTGTTCtactaaaaaaatttcaatatcattCAGGTGTTCTGTTATTACGACATTATGTTACGAacatgtcaaaaaaaaaatggcaaccACCAGTGGCACCATTTACTTTCAAAACGATCGTGGcacattttcgttttcatttcgttttgatATTGTAATCCAAACTGTATAGGCTGGTGTTTTCAACACATTGCTCAATATATGCTTGAATGGTGGGATATTGGctcatttattatattgcGTCTAAAATGCCTGATGcctggtgtgtgtgtgtgttgagtTGTGGTTTTCCTGGAATTTTAAAGCTAGCGTGGATAGTATATATACAAActtcatgatgattactcATCATCGTGATCAGATCGGGCGTCAATATTCCCCGTATTTCTCATCGTGATTGTGCTATCATTTTTGGATTTATGGTGGCTGCTGCTCTCAATATTGTATACTACTacatattttatatatagaaaattttttcatatatatgtgtatCCAGGATTCCAGATACAGAGAGAACTCAAGTTGTTTGCTATGTTCTGGATcgc encodes:
- the DMAP1 gene encoding DNA methyltransferase 1 associated protein 1 — protein: MSDVRDILELNRESGEKKIVKKKRIPEQSVKKSNIKGMNREVYALLCSENKDSASLIQSDFAIGSKFGFPPFGYKKVKANLSLRKVIKWNWVPFTNPARKDGFQLYHWRREADKNKEYPFAKMNVVINVPSYTDQEYQELLQSNEWSKNETDYLFSLCKKYDLRFIVIQDRWDTSQYKYRTVENIKDRYYSVCDILAKQRNESTVGNSLNVKPQGYVFDAEHERKRKEQLKKLYNRTPEEYEEEQQLIAELRKIEQRKKEREKITQEIQKLISTDSTSELRRQEQQNQARQSNILSRSSRKKTNSQLKGSRISDVGANSFNTVNIESAGIKFPDPKTCGVWLRSSRMKLPSSVGQKRMKAIDQLLKELKVDPHPMPTEEICRDFNDLRSDMVLLYELKMALTNLDFDLQSLKHQYESNNVQVTNEKTAQQLVPTTPLSAVSLPDNLTTTFGSATSHHHTNQSPTKIDDISKKISEVIDVTNSTPRKRKAAMEQGNLMRKLRKN
- the LOC124495799 gene encoding uncharacterized protein LOC124495799 isoform X2: MDTTTSIEELIEKLTTNGGEELDRKQLSTFKKYCKAERDNNEVFKYLYRLIYHRLKQNHAQIRYSSFLIIDYLFERSRLFRLIICENLQSILELCLDMTLSNSRIDNGGRENLKQSSAHHKSLRPKIWANKLHTKILNRFQYWLSEFADDYPTLSHYHKLLIEKKAFTVQQSSVQWQRIIPNETIEQLRKDFYELENDVNLLIIQIDSCFELLIPKINIIENNECNNQTNDNHSNIRPMQGLSFNIILVSKIEIVRDKSNNVIIDNLHELCKELNNIGRKIGLLETQSKFANDVLGDDIKQLRMKIVSILSKENDIKIIEESSPSSSSSVVDNDDSDDLDEDDFEEVAETEDKILLAKMEQDKNKKNQQVMSSTIIAENQCRALLPSGRLCPRRDLINCPFHGKIIPRDEEGLPLDGELRQQELDAKFQRESNEWKDPRYLRILSEQIGKDLRLNIKRKRNISQTLINLKQLNSTPRQRLKSKLKIKLKK
- the LOC124495799 gene encoding uncharacterized protein LOC124495799 isoform X1 is translated as MDTTTSIEELIEKLTTNGGEELDRKQLSTFKKYCKAERDNNEVFKYLYRLIYHRLKQNHAQIRYSSFLIIDYLFERSRLFRLIICENLQSILELCLDMTLSNSRIDNGGRENLKQSSAHHKSLRPKIWANKLHTKILNRFQYWLSEFADDYPTLSHYHKLLIEKKAFTVQQSSVQWQRIIPNETIEQLRKDFYELENDVNLLIIQIDSCFELLIPKINIIENNECNNQTNDNHSNIRPMQGLSFNIILVSKIEIVRDKSNNVIIDNLHELCKELNNIGRKIGLLETQSKFANDVLGDDIKQLRMKIVSILSKENDIKIIEESSPSSSSSVKPEEEVKIEDQESEDESDAGEGTEEQKDENLAAAAANILSQDDAGSKGKQSRSEKKARKAMSKLGLKLIPGINRVAIRKSKNILFVINKPDVYKSPASDTYIIFGEAKIEDLSQKAQMAAAEKFKAPEGIGSGLSGVDGQPGTVGENIATATIPEEEEEGEIDMTGIEEKDIELVISQTGVTRTKAIKALRNHDNDIVNAILELTT